One stretch of Geoalkalibacter ferrihydriticus DSM 17813 DNA includes these proteins:
- a CDS encoding 4Fe-4S binding protein, translating to MLKNVFHIPLLGRVLRSAWFWRMLRLLCLVVLLVMIAAGWHHRDIPGVSVPDPLMYTNLASHLFWVWWIMGVVFVALLFGRLWCAVCPLGWLNGLATRFGFYRTLPAWLNNFIPVTLALLGVQLAVYFLAVHRFPDLTARLLALMLILAVACGLVFRGHAFCRLLCPAGAVFGLYARIAPWQLRVGDQSACAACTDQNCISDGRVWRRLALGPAVLYWHGRRKGCPVDLVPAQMTDSASCTLCLHCAHNCGNDNLVMGRRPWPGDLGRGRLSPSETLFFLVLLGLLTVNFTKVYPDLRHLLWAAPEQAAALLGWQSAGFYLLAAPWAALLLPLLLLLPGYLVWHLAELRVAAAPPPQTGEALPEPPTGPGFWNRLGHLALPLVPLLLTVHLILAVVKINAKGAFLPLALRDPSGVKSYLAMNTMHTVPTPGLFISLDVLKWLVAVLLALGAAVSVLSIRPCLAALPAALSRRGFAAGVLTTLALLAGLYGTTILRWLFIR from the coding sequence ATGCTGAAGAACGTTTTTCATATACCGCTGCTCGGGCGGGTGCTGCGCTCGGCCTGGTTTTGGCGGATGCTGCGTTTGCTGTGCCTGGTCGTGCTGCTGGTGATGATCGCAGCGGGATGGCACCATCGCGACATCCCCGGCGTGAGCGTTCCCGACCCGCTCATGTACACCAATCTGGCCTCTCACCTGTTCTGGGTGTGGTGGATCATGGGCGTGGTCTTCGTGGCGCTGCTGTTCGGGCGGCTGTGGTGCGCCGTCTGCCCCCTGGGCTGGCTCAACGGACTGGCGACCCGCTTCGGCTTTTATCGCACCCTGCCCGCCTGGCTCAACAACTTCATCCCCGTCACCCTGGCGTTGCTGGGTGTGCAGTTGGCGGTGTATTTTCTTGCCGTTCATCGTTTTCCCGACTTGACCGCGCGCCTGCTGGCCCTGATGCTGATCCTGGCGGTGGCTTGCGGTCTGGTGTTTCGCGGCCATGCCTTCTGTCGTCTGCTGTGCCCGGCCGGAGCGGTGTTCGGTCTCTACGCGCGCATCGCTCCCTGGCAACTGCGCGTGGGCGATCAGAGCGCCTGTGCCGCCTGCACGGATCAGAACTGTATCTCCGACGGCCGCGTCTGGCGGCGCCTGGCCCTGGGACCGGCGGTACTCTACTGGCACGGACGGCGCAAGGGCTGCCCCGTCGATCTGGTGCCGGCGCAAATGACCGACAGCGCATCCTGCACCCTGTGTCTGCATTGCGCGCACAATTGCGGCAACGACAACCTGGTCATGGGCCGCCGCCCCTGGCCGGGCGATCTTGGCCGCGGCCGCCTGTCACCCTCGGAGACTCTGTTTTTCCTGGTGCTGCTCGGCCTGCTGACGGTCAATTTCACCAAGGTCTATCCCGACCTGCGGCACCTTTTGTGGGCCGCGCCCGAACAGGCCGCAGCGCTGCTCGGCTGGCAGAGCGCCGGCTTTTACCTGCTTGCCGCGCCCTGGGCGGCGTTGCTGCTGCCCCTGCTGCTACTGCTGCCGGGGTATCTCGTGTGGCACCTCGCCGAACTGCGGGTGGCGGCCGCGCCGCCTCCGCAAACCGGCGAGGCCCTGCCCGAGCCACCGACCGGGCCCGGTTTCTGGAACCGCCTCGGGCATCTCGCCTTGCCTCTAGTGCCGCTGCTGCTCACCGTGCACCTGATTCTGGCGGTGGTCAAAATCAACGCCAAGGGCGCCTTTTTGCCCCTCGCCCTGCGCGACCCAAGCGGGGTAAAAAGCTATCTCGCCATGAATACGATGCATACGGTGCCGACACCCGGCCTCTTCATCTCCCTCGACGTCCTCAAATGGCTGGTGGCCGTGCTGCTCGCCCTCGGCGCAGCGGTGAGCGTCCTGAGCATCCGTCCCTGCCTCGCCGCCCTGCCCGCCGCCCTGTCGCGCCGCGGCTTTGCGGCAGGTGTCCTGACCACCCTGGCGCTGCTGGCGGGCCTTTACGGCACGACCATCCTGCGCTGGCTTTTTATTCGGTGA
- a CDS encoding HEAT repeat domain-containing protein codes for MNSLRTGFYLLTLLLVLGCGPSGPIDLPDLEGRARGGDAAAIERLVGLLGDPALADRVYPVLIEIGAPAASALLAQVDTRDARRREYVIAALGTLRVTQATAPIAAVLADRALERRYVAARALGEIGERAGIAPLIAALDDPNDEVRRNAVRALIRFHRNAVMPLVQALPDASPQAAGGMIRALGDIGDERAFAALKTQAEGPNRADALLALGRLRDARAEDILLAGLVDSDWQVRLSAATALGPVGSPAAAEALRKNLDDEVVAVRVWAARSLEMITGTPQLYRNARGEMVPPENLYR; via the coding sequence ATGAACAGCTTGCGAACAGGATTTTACCTGCTGACCCTGCTCCTCGTGCTAGGTTGCGGTCCGAGCGGCCCCATCGATCTTCCCGATCTCGAAGGGCGGGCACGCGGCGGCGATGCGGCAGCCATTGAACGCCTGGTCGGCCTGCTTGGCGATCCGGCCCTGGCCGACCGCGTCTACCCGGTGCTCATCGAAATCGGCGCCCCGGCGGCGTCGGCCCTGCTCGCCCAAGTCGACACCCGCGATGCCCGGCGCCGCGAGTATGTCATCGCCGCCTTGGGCACCCTGCGCGTCACCCAAGCCACGGCGCCCATCGCCGCGGTGCTTGCCGACCGGGCTTTGGAGCGACGTTACGTCGCCGCCCGCGCCCTGGGAGAAATCGGCGAACGGGCGGGAATTGCACCCCTTATCGCCGCCCTGGACGATCCCAACGACGAGGTCCGCCGCAACGCGGTGCGCGCCCTGATCCGTTTTCACCGAAATGCCGTCATGCCCCTGGTCCAAGCCCTGCCCGATGCCTCGCCGCAGGCCGCAGGCGGCATGATCCGCGCGCTGGGCGACATCGGCGACGAGCGCGCCTTCGCGGCTCTCAAAACCCAGGCCGAAGGGCCCAACCGCGCCGATGCCCTGCTCGCCCTCGGTCGCTTGCGCGATGCGCGGGCCGAAGATATTTTGCTGGCCGGACTCGTGGATTCCGACTGGCAGGTGCGCCTGAGCGCCGCCACGGCTCTGGGGCCTGTCGGAAGTCCCGCTGCCGCCGAAGCCCTGCGCAAAAACCTGGACGATGAGGTGGTTGCAGTACGGGTTTGGGCGGCGCGCAGCTTGGAAATGATTACCGGCACCCCGCAGCTTTACCGCAACGCGCGCGGCGAGATGGTGCCGCCGGAAAATCTGTACCGGTGA
- a CDS encoding carboxypeptidase-like regulatory domain-containing protein, with the protein MSRLLILMVLLFVLPLGGCSETSTPAGEDGLTRIEGQVVAPLEGAYLYVYRQGMDLHGPAFAVSRATAEDGRFELSLPEGDYMAVVRKRQNGETSGPVVAGDYRSEMMPLKVRGGHLSLNVEAPVKSGDERLLTQDQILARTGLSGAVLDSEGRPVEGARVHVYDHVQMSERPKYVSEKTGPDGRYLIHLPEGGTYYLAARDKFGGPPQLGDLYGRYDQGTIEPSAVVLEDGRLLENIDIRVTKVW; encoded by the coding sequence ATGTCCAGACTTCTGATTCTGATGGTCCTGCTTTTCGTTCTGCCCCTCGGCGGTTGCTCCGAAACCTCCACACCGGCCGGGGAAGATGGCCTGACGCGCATCGAAGGTCAGGTGGTCGCGCCCCTGGAGGGCGCCTATCTCTACGTTTATCGCCAGGGCATGGATCTGCACGGTCCGGCGTTTGCCGTCTCGCGGGCCACGGCCGAGGACGGTCGCTTCGAGTTGAGTCTGCCCGAGGGCGATTACATGGCGGTGGTGCGCAAGCGCCAGAACGGCGAGACCTCCGGCCCGGTGGTGGCCGGCGACTATCGCAGTGAAATGATGCCCCTCAAGGTGCGTGGCGGCCATTTGAGCCTCAACGTCGAGGCGCCCGTCAAAAGCGGCGATGAACGGCTTTTGACGCAGGATCAAATTCTTGCCCGCACCGGCCTGAGCGGAGCCGTTCTCGACAGCGAGGGACGGCCCGTGGAGGGTGCGCGGGTGCATGTCTATGACCATGTGCAGATGTCCGAGCGCCCCAAGTACGTGTCGGAGAAAACCGGCCCGGACGGCCGCTACTTGATCCACCTGCCCGAGGGCGGCACCTATTATCTCGCCGCCCGCGATAAATTCGGCGGCCCGCCGCAACTCGGCGATCTCTACGGGCGCTACGACCAGGGCACCATCGAGCCTTCAGCGGTGGTTCTCGAGGACGGCCGGCTTCTGGAAAACATCGACATTCGAGTGACCAAGGTCTGGTGA
- a CDS encoding ethylbenzene dehydrogenase-related protein, which yields MTRCMWIAAAFLLIATALNGCREIPADRLYALKLAQPPSDADWQRALPRQVQVKGGRLHELRGQMNLDEDTVHASTPSCHHGALPPAPISVDMRAFYTETDLYLRLSWPDATRDDRLMQWRFDGEIWHNEGGQEDGLGLLWAERQDFPRFTCAQACHLADFAVSGAAFHARNLMRLREEGPWLDLWRWRADLSARHGFADDLWLDAQGMHPDIPGELYRENSRAAQSPAAGLEPFAPGDQPLRDGDGRPASGFRPPGSTAPGYLTERPRGGRADVSARSSHEGGRWTLILRRALDTGDPRDIVFRPGDPLGTAFGLAIMDHTPVDHYASTLEEILVLLPGE from the coding sequence TTGACCCGATGCATGTGGATAGCGGCGGCATTCCTGCTGATTGCGACGGCTTTGAACGGCTGCCGCGAGATTCCCGCCGATCGCCTCTACGCCCTCAAACTGGCGCAGCCGCCGTCGGACGCCGATTGGCAGCGCGCCCTGCCGCGCCAGGTGCAGGTCAAGGGCGGGCGCCTGCATGAACTGCGCGGCCAGATGAACCTCGACGAGGATACGGTGCATGCCTCCACGCCTTCGTGCCATCACGGCGCTTTGCCGCCGGCGCCGATCAGCGTCGACATGCGCGCCTTCTACACCGAAACCGACCTCTACCTGCGCCTGTCCTGGCCCGACGCCACCCGCGACGATCGTCTCATGCAATGGCGCTTCGACGGCGAAATCTGGCACAACGAAGGCGGTCAGGAGGACGGTCTGGGCCTGCTGTGGGCCGAGCGCCAAGATTTTCCGCGCTTTACCTGCGCCCAGGCCTGTCACCTCGCCGACTTCGCCGTTAGCGGCGCGGCCTTTCACGCCAGAAATCTCATGCGCCTGCGGGAAGAAGGCCCCTGGCTCGATCTCTGGCGCTGGCGCGCCGATCTCAGCGCGCGCCACGGCTTCGCTGATGATCTATGGCTCGATGCCCAGGGCATGCATCCCGATATTCCGGGCGAACTCTATCGGGAAAATTCCCGCGCCGCCCAGTCTCCGGCTGCGGGTCTGGAGCCCTTTGCCCCGGGAGATCAACCCCTGCGCGACGGCGACGGAAGACCGGCCTCGGGATTTCGCCCGCCCGGCAGCACCGCTCCCGGTTATCTGACCGAACGCCCGCGCGGCGGCCGCGCCGATGTCAGCGCCCGGAGCTCTCACGAAGGGGGACGCTGGACGCTGATTCTACGGCGCGCCCTGGATACGGGCGATCCCCGCGACATCGTTTTTCGCCCCGGCGACCCCCTGGGCACGGCTTTCGGCCTGGCCATCATGGATCACACCCCCGTCGATCATTATGCATCGACCTTGGAGGAGATCCTGGTGCTGCTGCCGGGGGAGTGA
- a CDS encoding FG-GAP repeat domain-containing protein, with protein MFKGLKQAAMVGILLMGGLGTAGAADFADVSEFAGVADEGLGKGVAFADVNNNGYMDLYVSNKGGANKLYLNNGDGTFTDFTAQAGPGIDHPGFTMGSVFGDFDNDGCVDLYLATGGRHDIEANRLFKGNCDGTFSDVTEQAGVGLRAFTYGASFVDFDNDGFLDIYCANYGVGARNVLFRNNGDGTFTEVTDQAGVGDRGWSWMAIWGDVNNNGLQDLYVVNGRYPAGEPNRLYINNGDGTFTERSREAGVADPHWGLGAAFADINNNGSLDLFVSNYVGGNRLYLNNGDGTFRDASAQLTGSGEGWGKGPTFGDVNHNGLLDLYEGDCKLANQLYLNDGAGHLVNVAEDLPVVKCETVRTKGTAFADVNNNGALDLYVVNWGAPNRLFENQMKNADWLKVKLTGTQSNRDAYGARVKILDPDSGQLIAMREMRSATGFCAQEPNLAHFGLDGRRGYDLLVRFPSGVEVRKNGVKTGQVLEIVEPQ; from the coding sequence ATGTTCAAAGGATTGAAACAGGCGGCAATGGTCGGGATTCTGCTCATGGGCGGCTTGGGAACGGCGGGGGCGGCTGATTTTGCCGATGTCTCCGAATTCGCCGGGGTCGCCGACGAGGGTCTGGGCAAGGGCGTGGCCTTTGCCGATGTCAACAATAACGGCTACATGGACCTCTATGTGTCCAACAAGGGCGGTGCCAACAAGCTTTATCTCAACAACGGCGACGGCACCTTCACCGACTTTACCGCCCAGGCCGGACCCGGCATCGACCATCCCGGTTTCACCATGGGCAGCGTGTTCGGCGATTTCGACAACGACGGCTGCGTCGATCTCTACCTGGCCACCGGCGGGCGCCACGATATCGAGGCCAACCGCCTGTTCAAGGGCAACTGCGACGGCACCTTCAGCGATGTCACCGAGCAGGCCGGTGTCGGCCTCAGGGCTTTTACCTACGGGGCGTCCTTTGTCGATTTCGACAACGACGGTTTCCTCGACATTTACTGCGCCAATTACGGCGTAGGTGCCAGGAATGTGCTGTTTCGCAACAACGGCGACGGCACCTTCACCGAGGTCACGGATCAGGCCGGCGTCGGTGATCGCGGCTGGAGTTGGATGGCCATCTGGGGCGACGTCAACAACAACGGCCTGCAGGATCTCTACGTGGTCAATGGCCGTTATCCGGCGGGGGAGCCCAATCGCCTGTATATCAACAACGGCGACGGTACTTTCACCGAGCGCTCGCGCGAGGCCGGGGTCGCCGATCCTCACTGGGGCCTGGGCGCGGCCTTTGCCGATATTAACAATAACGGCTCCCTCGATCTGTTCGTGTCGAACTACGTCGGCGGCAACCGCCTCTACTTGAACAACGGCGACGGCACTTTCCGCGATGCCTCCGCGCAACTCACAGGTAGCGGCGAGGGCTGGGGCAAGGGGCCGACTTTCGGCGACGTGAATCACAACGGCCTGCTCGACCTCTACGAGGGCGACTGCAAGTTGGCCAATCAGCTCTATCTCAACGACGGCGCGGGTCACCTGGTCAACGTGGCCGAGGATCTGCCGGTGGTCAAGTGCGAAACCGTGCGCACCAAGGGCACCGCTTTCGCCGACGTCAACAACAACGGGGCTCTCGATCTCTACGTGGTCAACTGGGGCGCACCCAACCGCCTGTTCGAAAACCAGATGAAAAATGCCGACTGGCTCAAGGTCAAGCTCACCGGTACCCAGTCCAATCGTGATGCCTATGGTGCCCGTGTCAAAATTCTGGACCCGGATTCGGGTCAATTGATTGCCATGCGCGAAATGCGCTCCGCCACCGGCTTTTGCGCCCAGGAGCCCAATCTCGCCCATTTCGGCCTCGACGGACGACGCGGTTACGATCTGTTGGTGCGTTTCCCGAGCGGCGTCGAAGTGCGTAAAAACGGTGTGAAAACGGGGCAGGTGCTGGAGATTGTTGAACCGCAATGA